The Solibacillus daqui genome has a segment encoding these proteins:
- a CDS encoding response regulator transcription factor, producing MIRIVIAEDQGMLLGAMKSLLSMEEDMEVVGLAKNGEEAIELVNELQPDICIMDIEMPVKTGLDAAEALRGSNCKIIILTTFARPGYFERARKAGVRGYLLKDSPIEDLVNSIRIIMDGRRIYAPELVDFVYEDDSENPLTERESQVLELVAEGKTTKEIAAELFLSAGTVRNYISTILDKLGVGNRIEAIARFKEKGWNK from the coding sequence GTGATTCGAATTGTAATAGCAGAAGATCAAGGAATGCTCCTTGGTGCCATGAAATCGCTGTTAAGCATGGAAGAAGATATGGAAGTTGTGGGGCTAGCGAAAAATGGAGAAGAGGCCATTGAGCTCGTAAATGAACTGCAACCAGACATTTGCATTATGGACATTGAAATGCCTGTTAAAACAGGGTTAGACGCTGCGGAAGCGCTACGTGGTAGTAACTGTAAAATTATTATCTTAACGACGTTTGCTCGCCCTGGCTATTTCGAGCGTGCACGAAAAGCGGGGGTACGCGGCTATTTATTAAAAGATAGTCCGATTGAGGACCTTGTCAATTCAATTCGTATTATTATGGATGGTCGCCGTATATATGCACCGGAATTAGTAGACTTTGTTTATGAGGATGATAGCGAAAATCCATTAACAGAACGCGAAAGTCAGGTGCTAGAGTTAGTTGCGGAAGGGAAAACAACAAAAGAAATTGCAGCAGAGTTGTTTTTATCGGCAGGTACAGTGCGCAATTACATTTCAACAATTTTAGACAAA
- a CDS encoding sensor histidine kinase yields the protein MQTWYSIIPKSPMLSIYIWIIFCIMPFFFIIQSFTLWQIIVGVAIILCYFLCHYFSFRAKPGLKYMWISFQMVLNIAMTLIFGYVYLSLFTAFFIGNIKQAVGFYIMYGLHIGFTVLSIVGGYFIYLDLFIAQTPFIIINVLGVVLLPFTLYSKTKRENLEGELETARERISELTVFEERQRIARDLHDTLGQKLSMIGLKSDLAMRLIDKNPQQAVLEIKDIRQTASIALKEVRELVADMRAVRIEEELFRVEQILKAAQIKLRLNGDTTEIKMPTLAENVISMCMKEAVTNIVKHSEATVCRITFYQSDDEFQMTIQDNGTGFERSNEFEGGNGLKGMNERIEFLNGSLEIDSGDGTTVTLKVPLAITHQKREGLA from the coding sequence TTGGTATAGTATCATCCCGAAAAGCCCGATGTTAAGTATTTATATATGGATAATTTTTTGCATTATGCCATTTTTCTTTATTATTCAATCCTTTACACTCTGGCAAATTATTGTTGGGGTTGCCATTATTTTATGCTATTTTTTATGCCACTATTTTTCATTCCGCGCAAAGCCAGGTTTGAAATATATGTGGATTAGCTTTCAAATGGTGCTGAATATTGCGATGACTCTAATATTTGGCTACGTGTATTTATCGCTATTTACCGCGTTTTTTATTGGGAATATAAAGCAGGCCGTTGGGTTTTATATTATGTACGGCTTACATATTGGATTTACCGTGCTTTCAATTGTAGGGGGATATTTTATTTACCTTGATTTATTTATAGCTCAAACACCGTTTATTATTATTAATGTATTAGGTGTTGTCCTGCTACCATTTACGCTTTATTCGAAAACAAAGCGAGAGAACTTAGAGGGTGAGTTGGAGACGGCGCGAGAACGTATTTCGGAATTGACTGTATTTGAAGAGCGCCAACGTATTGCTCGTGATCTGCATGATACATTAGGTCAAAAGTTATCAATGATTGGTCTGAAAAGTGATTTAGCGATGCGTTTAATTGATAAAAATCCACAACAAGCTGTGTTAGAAATTAAAGATATTCGTCAAACGGCAAGCATTGCATTAAAGGAAGTTCGTGAATTAGTCGCGGATATGCGTGCCGTACGTATCGAGGAAGAGCTATTCCGCGTTGAACAAATTTTAAAGGCAGCACAAATTAAATTACGTTTAAATGGGGATACAACCGAAATTAAAATGCCTACTTTAGCAGAAAATGTAATTAGTATGTGCATGAAAGAAGCGGTAACGAATATTGTGAAACATAGTGAGGCGACCGTTTGTCGAATTACATTTTATCAAAGTGATGATGAATTTCAAATGACAATTCAAGATAACGGAACTGGCTTTGAACGCTCAAATGAATTTGAAGGCGGTAATGGCTTAAAAGGAATGAACGAGCGGATTGAGTTTTTAAATGGCTCTTTAGAAATCGATAGTGGTGATGGGACGACGGTGACATTAAAAGTGCCGTTAGCGATTACACATCAGAAAAGGGAGGGACTGGCGTGA